DNA sequence from the Veillonellaceae bacterium genome:
CTTTTCTCAGGGAATGGTGATGATAAATTATGTTACAAGCATAGAAGTCAGCCCTAAATTACGTAAGCGAATTAAGGAAGAAATATTACGGCAGCACCAATTGTTAATTATAGGTCAGCAAATCAATAAATTAGACGACTTTTTTGCCCGCCACGCTCAGGCAGTGCGCCATAGTATTGATGTATTGGTGAGATTGGCAAAGGTAAATGTAATTAACCCAGAATATTTGGAACGAAGTTATCCAACAATTACCGAAACTAATATTCCTAATAACGATGTTTTAGTCCTTATGGACCAAGTGGCGTTTGACTATCGTTTTTCGGCCTACGATGTAAGACAAATGCGCAAGCTTTGGCATGATTATTGTCAGGTAGCTAAAGTGATTATCCGAAAGCCAGGGACTTGGGCAGCAACCTTGCTTTATGCTTACGCGCAGATTAATAATATAGCTCATGTAGTTGCCGAGGATTTAGCCAGTGACTTAGGTGTTTCGGCGTCAAGTATCCGCAGTAACTATAATAAATTGTTTTCTGCTTTAAAAGTACAAAGATTTGACGCGCGCTATATCAGTGAAGAAGGGTTTATGTATCTAATATTTTTGCCCTAAAAAAGGGGGTTTTTAGGTGGGAGAGATAGGTAATCGTTGTTTAGAATGCGGAGCTGAATACCAGCCCGGACAAGAAATTTGTGCAGTATGCAACGCTGTGCTCAGCCAAGTGCGAGTTATGACAGAGGCGGAGCGCGAGCAATTTGGCGGTATGACTATTGAGCAAGATGAGAATTTTCGATATCACAGTCAAAACGATAAATTTGGATCTAGCAGCAGGATATATGTTCGCCATGCTAAATTTAATTTGGGCGGTATAGGACTTATACCAAGATTACTATTCGGGGCAGGTATTGTGGCGTTAATAATGTTAGTAGCATTACCGGTTGTGCTGATAATTTTGGCCGCTACAGTATTTGGCTGGCTGGTATTTCGTCGCCGATAAACAAGAAGAGTCAACCATTCGAGAAATGGCTGACTTCTTTTTAATCCTTTAATAATTGGTCTTTAAGTTTATAATATTCAGCAGTAAAGTAGGCTCCGTTTTGTGCTTCGCGATGATCTAAGCCATAAGCCCGTCGGCTTATTGCCAATACTGGCGGTGCTTGAATACGCTTGGCGACAGCCATGCCAGAAAAAAGTTTCCACCATCTTTCCAAATCATTAATAAACTCGTGAGGTCCATCAAATATCGTATTTACAAGGCCCGGCGTACAACCAAGCTTCTCTTCGAGGATACCCTGGCTGTACCAACGCAAAATGTCTTCCGGTGTCGGTTTATTCCACCATTCGATGAAAGATCGGAATAAAAAATCATGATAGGGATAAATTATAGGATCACCTTTACCTTGGTCAACAGATTGTGCAGAGGATAGCTCAGCACTAGGAACAATAGCTATAGTCGCTTGGGGAATTACTTCTCGCTTGTAAATATGCTCATTTAGATAGCGGGCTAAGTCATATACCTGATGCTTCCATAAATCAGCTAGAGCGGCGAGGAATCCTGCCAAGTCGCCGTAAAGTGTAGAATAGCCGACGGTCATCTCACTTTTATTTCCGTTGCAAGTAAAGCCGCCCCCAAATGCTGCTGCTGCTCCGGCAAGAATACGGGCTGAGCGGTCCCGTGCCTGGATGTTTTCAGTGACAAAAGCTGAAACGAGCAAGTTGGAGTGTAAGTTTGTAGTATAATTGATGATTTGGGTATTACTTAATTGCTCGACCGTGAAATCAACAGAATGCTGGATTGGCATTACAGCGTAATGGCAACCCAAATTGCGGGCTAGAGTTTGCGATAAGTCTTTTGTAGTCTGCGAGTTGTAAATGCTAGGCATATTTATTAAAAGTAAGTTCTCAGGTCCGACGATTTTGGCATATAAAGCAGCGCTTACGGCCGAATCGATCCCGCCCGATGCGCCGATAACTACTTTCTTGAGACCGATTGCATTAATGAATTTCTTAATGCCGTAGGTTATGGCTTGATATACGCTAGAAATGTCGTTGTCGTTAGGAACAGAAATAGGATTGGTAGAGATGCGCGAATCAGCATGCAATTTAACAACTTTTAATTTTGAAGTGAAAGGTTCGCAATAATCGACAACTTGTCCAAGGGCATCATAAACCGTACTAAAGCCGTCATATGTATATATGGTTTTACCGTTATTCTGCACTCCGACATTATTAACATATATTAAAGGTACGCCAGTTTCGGCGGCTTGTTTGGAAAAAACGCGGTTGCGTTTATTGTTTTTGCCGATAATATACGGTGAACTGGAAATATTTATCAACAAGTCGACGGGGCCATTGTTTTGAATACTTGCGAGCGGTTTAGCCGGATAATTATCGCACCAGTCATCTTCGCAAAGAATACATCCTAGTCTAAGAGCCTGACCTGATAGACGGAGTCTTACAGGCTGTAATAAGTCTTCAATCTTCTGTCCCAGTTCACTTGCAAGCTTTCTTAAACTGTGAAAGTGGCGGGAGGCATCAAATTCGCGATAGTTGGGATGAAGTGTCTTGATCCGGAAAGGATACGGGAAATTATCGCCGCCCAATAGTTTATTATTATAAGCGACAAAGCAGGC
Encoded proteins:
- the nadE gene encoding NAD(+) synthase, producing MLKVALGQMEIVPGRPDLNTQTMLSMIEQARKTQADIIVFPEMAIPGYLLGDTWEQSAFLRDCEEYGRQIIAASTDICIVFGNVAMDWQKLNDDGRVRKYNACFVAYNNKLLGGDNFPYPFRIKTLHPNYREFDASRHFHSLRKLASELGQKIEDLLQPVRLRLSGQALRLGCILCEDDWCDNYPAKPLASIQNNGPVDLLINISSSPYIIGKNNKRNRVFSKQAAETGVPLIYVNNVGVQNNGKTIYTYDGFSTVYDALGQVVDYCEPFTSKLKVVKLHADSRISTNPISVPNDNDISSVYQAITYGIKKFINAIGLKKVVIGASGGIDSAVSAALYAKIVGPENLLLINMPSIYNSQTTKDLSQTLARNLGCHYAVMPIQHSVDFTVEQLSNTQIINYTTNLHSNLLVSAFVTENIQARDRSARILAGAAAAFGGGFTCNGNKSEMTVGYSTLYGDLAGFLAALADLWKHQVYDLARYLNEHIYKREVIPQATIAIVPSAELSSAQSVDQGKGDPIIYPYHDFLFRSFIEWWNKPTPEDILRWYSQGILEEKLGCTPGLVNTIFDGPHEFINDLERWWKLFSGMAVAKRIQAPPVLAISRRAYGLDHREAQNGAYFTAEYYKLKDQLLKD